The Topomyia yanbarensis strain Yona2022 chromosome 3, ASM3024719v1, whole genome shotgun sequence nucleotide sequence TGGTGTTTCAATCCTACCTCTACGCCGCATGTGGGAGGATCTTGGGAGCGCATTATCCGGTCGGTTAGAAGCGCGCTGGCATCACCGTCCGTCGTGCGTAGGCCAGACGACGAGACCCTAAACACGTTGCTCATCGAGGCGGAATCTATTGTCAACTCGAAGCCTCTGACGTACTCGCCAATGGAGGCACAAGAAGCTCTCACACCGAACTGTTGATTTTAAGCACCAGTGAAGTGAACCAACCGGTTAGGGAGCTAGTCGACGGTAAGTATGTGGCTCACTGCAATTAGGCCTCGTGTCAGCAGTTGCTGAATCAATTCTGGAGCCACTGGAATAAGGAATACCTCCCGACGATCACCAAACGCATTAATTGGTTTGTTGACAGCAAACCAATTCAAGTTGGCGATCTAGTAGTGGTGGTGGAAAGTCGAATTCGGAATGGACGATTTCTACGAGTGTTCCCGGGTCGTGACGGCCGACTGCCTAGTGCATAAGTCGCAACGGCCATTGGTGAAGTACTGGATACGTCGGTAGCGAGGCTAGCGGTTCTGGACGTTGGCGGTACAGCGGAAGTGGACTTCACGCCATACGGATCGGGGGATGTTTCGAACGATGACCAACCAGTATCGGGTCGCGAAATGGTTACCCGAGCGACGCGCAGTAGAAAATGAACCATCGTTTATCAGGAGTGCTAATACACACAAGTTTAAATACGATAAGTGTTATACAGATGAATTATACCTACTTGCACACGAACACAACAGGTTAAAATTTCTTACAGCTAGGACGTTATACAAAAATTATTAAACTTATAAAAATTGTAAACTCTAGCTAATCTCGTTGGACTTTGGACTAGACATGTAAGATGTAAATCGAATTATTGGAAATTGAACTAACAcctaataaattaaaaatatttacagctTAAAAGCTAACTCTTGTTCAAAAGCAAACACGAGTTGTGCTAATCGAAGGTCCGAAATCCATAGCTTTTACATCAACTAGATTATATACCTTAAAAAGGACATTATTTCTTTTAACAACCGAAAGACCAAACCAAAGTtaccaaaaatatattttgtagaaaatttagaaaagtatTCGAAAAGTTTAAATTAAACTCATTTGCTTGACTGCTAATACATTCACATGTAAAAGAACTTATACTTACGCACTATATCACATCTAGCATTGCACTGGTAAAAGCTATTAGATGAGAAACAAACTAAATCTTTGTATAGCTTATAACATAGAATGCTACCTCCTAATAATGAGGCACACAAATTCTGAATTCGAGCACCGTTCGGTTTTTCATCGAACACAGTTGGATTTCATCTACTGCACTATTATGGCACCCTAGATACTGCGATTTACAACCTACATTGTATCACTACTATCTTTGCAGATTTCTGGACAGAAAATATTCGATCGAGTCGCGAAACTGCTCCAAAAGTCCCCCAACAACCATCCGATAGATGTTTAAGGTTTCCTCTGACGCATGAGGCCGTAGGGTGCCTCGCACCTTCATGAAATATTCAACAATCTCTTGAGGACGTTCCGGCCATCTATAGTCCAGCTTAACAGGAGGCACTTCCGACTGAAACCGGTAGCCGTACCTTTGTATCATGGTCCAAGCGATACCCATATAATCCCGACTGACACGGATTTGAAAGTGATCTAATCGTCGAAACAGTTCAGATATGTCTATACTCTCGGTGGTGAACAGTCTAAGGGCGGAACATATTTCATTCTGGCGCCGGTTGAAGAATGCGTTGATTTCCTGTCGAACATGCACTCGAAACGATTCGCTAACCATCTGGCTCGGTGGTGGCTTTATTGGGATGTTCGGTTTGGTTTTTAGAATATCACGCAACCGGTGAGGACGGTGAATTTTGGAGATGGTCGGATGGTGCCTTATCGAAACCAGTTTGGGTCGAAGTGCCGAAGACGGTGGCTTCGGCGGTTCTGGAATAGGCAATGAACGTAGAATGGAGTAACCGTACAGATGCTGATCCTGCGGGGATCGTTTCAGCATTGCTTCATACTGACTCAGTGGGGAATCTTTCGAAAAGTCCAAAGGTTGGCTGGCATCGTACAGATTGCTTAACATAGACGAACCGAAGCCGAACTGTGGCGGGAGGCAGCTTGATGTTCCACTTGAtttgttattttccaaagcgTCTCGAACTCGACCGTTCTGTCTCGGTTTTCTCCAGTCGCTCGGAAGCTTTGCATAATGCCCGATCGATGGGAATGATGAGTGTTGTTGGGGCATCGTTACAGATTTGCGTTGCTGTGGTGCTTTGAGTGAGGTGTACTTTAGACTCTTGTAATATGCTGGATGTGTAGGTCCGATGGTAGGCTTCAAGGGAACGGTTTGAGTTTGCGGTTGGAGTTGAGATTTCACTGGAGGTGAGAATGCAGATGGCCTGGAACAATAAAGGAAAGTAGTATAATTAGGGTTGTATTCTGAAATTCCTACTTGGAGAAAATAGTCTGGATTTTTCTTTTACGAAAAATTATAATGAAATGGGATGTAGTATCGGGAAGCAAACTATTCTCTAGCTTTAGCATAAATGATTAATTGGCTTTAAATACACTTTACTTTTCAGATAATTGGAAGCATAGTACCAGTAAGCGATATGACACCTCTGAAATATTTCTTCAGCATCTTTTGATAGTTTCAGAACACTCACAAAACACAAATATACCACAACTCACATGGAACGGATCGACCAATGTTTGTATCTTGAAAAACTCACAACACAAAGTCTTAAACCGAGTGGATTCGACTTCTGGTTATGGTATGATTAGGTAATTTCTGGCACATAACTTACCTAAGTCTACTTCCGATGGGTTCGGTTGATGGCACATTTGTGAGCGAGTGATGATCTACCGTTGGTACCCGTGTTTGACCTGCACGATTGACAGTGCTATATGGCAAAGAATTCTTCCTTCGCTGAACTGGATGTAATCTAATGTCCTGCGTGTTGCTCGGTATGCTCGTTGGTACTATCTCAAATGTCACCGGCGGCTTTATGTTAGTTTCACTAGCATAGGGCAGTTTTTGTACGATTGTCGGTGCATTGTAAACCAGCTCCGTATCAACCAAGGTAAAATTTAATACGATGTCTGATTCGGTCAGGGTTGAAAGCCTGCCCTTGCTGTCATGAGAGATTCCGTTGTCAGTCTTCTTCTCACCAACATCGCCGTTGAGTTTGCAATCGATGACCAGATCATTTTTTTCGTCCTCGTCATCCAAATCATCCCGATCGAAAAATCCTCCATCGCTGGATTCCTTTTCTATGGAATCATAGTATATCTTCGAAGGCGGTTGCTTGAGGTAGGAAAGATTTTTCGGCTGAAACCGGTCGATTGACTCCGGTTCTGATGGGTAGTCCCCAGTTATGTCAATATACTCCTCAACATCATCGTCTATCCTTTTGGGTCGTTTGTAGTGTCGAAGGCTATTCAGCTCCAATCGACAGACGTCCAGCGATTGTTCAAACTCCTTACGCATTTTGTAATTGAAATCTGAAATTGTaacataataataattatttgtCGACTGTATACAGTAACAAATTGCTCGCAAGACCTATTCTAATGACAATCCAAAGCAGCACCATCCTGCTGGGTACGCGCCAATCAAGCTAGTGATCGTTTGCCTCGCGACTTGGGGCGCTTTATAAACTTAGGGCTGGGCTTATCGCAGCAAAATTTATGCAAACATATCCCCAATCTAGACGGCCAGTGATAAGAAACTCCCCGACGAAAGCCAGCACCCAAAAGAAGGGATTGACAGTAAATCGATGAGTACACAAAAGCAGCACATACACTCGTTCACGCATCCATCCGCCTGTCTGAGATAACTAATGAAAATATGATGATGATAAGATAGCCGTAGTTCTCGTCGTTACTTTTTTGCTGTTCTCCCGGGATACAGGAGCACGAGATAATTCGGATCTGATTTATGGTATACAAATAGAGGAACAGTTGAAGCTTAATTGTTATACTATATCTCTCTGCTGCGTTGCACGAGGCTTGTGGAGGCCGTAAGAAAGTATCGTAACGTAAATGTGTTTTTATGCTTTTATGGTCCGCAAAGCAATGATCTTTGGCCGAGCGAATTATGTGTGTTTTTTGTTCTTGTGAAATATACAACTTTGTTAACTTTTTCATATCCAATGTTTATTTAGCTCCGAGAACAAACACCTGGACAAATTGCGATGGTCAGCTGggctatatttaaaaaaaatataacttagtACGTTTAATTGGTTGAAAACCATTTGGTCATACCGATTGCTCGAATGCCATCATACTGAATGACAAAATTTGAGAAAACATAATTTGTACGTTTCGTAAGAAATGTTGAAGGGCATTTCAATCAAAATCCGAACGCAAAGAACCAGTTCTTATTTTGGAATTGGTTGGTTAAAGTGTTTTGCTACAGTTTCTAAAAACGATGGGcgagtaatgtcagagacaaacctgaagtgaagtagaatacattgTAGGCTATTAATTAAAATTCATTAATTTTTACTATCTTCCGAAAGATTGTATTGGAAACAGGTGGACATCGTTTAAGGTAAATTCCCTTTAACCTTTACGAAAATGACAAATCATTGCTACGGTATTAACAGAGACGATGCTTTATACcagtcatcatcattatcatcgtGGCCAGACAACCCTGGGTCTacagtctatcttctgacctcgcacaaagcagaggcaaaaaaaaatcgctacgctatagcaggctataggcaccagtgaatcaagccagcttttgttctatatcagtccttaaacaaattgtatcgttgcccccggctgcggagtgaaatgagtttgccaaatgaaacaaaagtgccaatGCTActggataacacgatttcgatcgattttaataaaactcgtgttagacctacagttcaggaagtggaacaattagttaaagtgaaaatggagcttaatctcgctgaagttatgtacattcagctacattacgtaaaaaaaactgtgttttgatcacgtttagaagcttagcacagaccgaaaacttcattgcaaagaacaacatgcaaaacgaggtcgaatttaataacaccagaatcaagatcctcgtgcatatggaaaacgacatggtggacgtgcgtatccatgatttggccccacGCAATAGGGAAGATTACaacaaacgaatcatgtcgcaatatggagaagaaGAATCTATTACAAATGACACCTGGAGACACTTTTCACCGGTAtttccaacggcgttcgtattgtgaggatgcgagtgactaaaccaataccttcttacatgactatcgaatgcaaatcaccgaaggatggggtgacctataagcaaacaacactTATCACATATCCCAGGCAGACCCCAATacgccaattctgtaaccatacagcccactacggaaaaacatgcgccgaagcatctagtcaaaactcatctactacagccaactctaacaagcagccaccgacaccttcagataaaccaaaaacaacgatccaattaaccaatattGCAGGTACATCGACCAcaacaaccgctcccaaaccaacaactagcatcgccaacaaaaaagaaaataccgatgaagacggatttacaacagctacccgtaagaacaagaaacaaataagaacctctgatcgtgaacagcaagaaagcagtaccgatgatgacatggacgggaacgacaacacgagagaaggcagactgaatgacccccaagcgacttcaccaccaaggaaaaggatctcaacacgcagtagcaaactgcgtcaacaagatctgggagacttatttttacttattgtaaaaaaaaattaaaagacccacggctcagttgtgctaacgcattgagccgtttcaaataaatcattagatcaaaaaaaaaaccattggtCTTCAGTCTCTTTAAACGCCAGTCGCACGTGCATCAGCCAGTTAGTGCGGGGTTTGCCCCAAAGTCGACGCAGAGCCGCCGAGAATGGGGCCCGCTTTTGATCAGGACCGATGATTcaaacaaatattatttcgataaaaaattattagaaaattcaaataaaatttcaatatctTGGGTATGATGCAATTGGGATAGCATTTCTTACAAAATATTCCAAATTGAAGCATCttgaaaaacaaagaaaaaattcTAAGTTCTTTTTTAACTGCTGGCAATGAACTTGATgagatttttttagattttttagaaACTAAAGAAGGACtaattttagaatttgtttCGATTGCCTATATTTTGATAAACTGTCTTGTCAAAGATACAGTTTTTATTAGTACATTACTGCTAGATGAAAATTTATTACATTCCTTACTAGAAGCAAAATtccgaatttttgatttttaacttgaaaaaatattttttagggAGTTGCCCCACTACAGCTGTAgggtctcggaagggctccccgtcagaatcactcactacaattgcagatgagACGGGAAGTGTCACGCACTAAagcgtgattctgaatgtgatattcattgtacggttcagatttgtGCAGGCGAAGGGGCTTCGCGATCGCGAAGGGGCTTCGCGATCGCGAAGGTCTCGGGCGTTTGTACTTTAACGTATTCGATCGCGTGTGTTTGTATGTCGCCTGTACTAACCTGTATCTAGCTTCgggtgtataaattctattttatgacTGTGTgtgctttcgcatattcgcgtgtgttcttggatgatcgcgcacgGACTGTGAATCCGATAcctaattttcggtgtacggttcagatgctagaggaaagtaggttcttccatatcgctagagttcccggtcttttcgccatggaacgtgttgtctagtggatatgagctttgaGACAGTGTTTGTAACTTCGCAACTAAAACGTTACAGGGGTGTTATAAAGTTTGCGCAATCGCgggtgcgtggatgatcgcgaaaggtttgagcgttcgtatgttaacgtgtttgttgcATGTGCTCGCGTATATGTGACTGCGTAAATAACCATTTGGCCATTCACACATTCGCGCGTGTGGTtagatggtcacgcggaccgtcattctgatatttagttttcagcGAACGGTTCAGGTTCTGATAGGGAGTAAGTTTTACCCCATACCAATAGAGTtcctggtcatgtcgccatggaacgtgttggctagtggatatgagagctttattttttaattggtccaatcgAAGGCATGAATCTAGACTACTGGTACCGATGATAGACTTCCGTAAGTTCTCGCTTTATGATCGCACGAGCGCGTGTGTTTGTAGCTTCacacttgagaccgcgtttgaaaatttataagtgtTGAGACGTTCACCTTGTCAGGGATGTAATGCCCTCAGAGCAAATAATGAGAAGAATAAaaacttttcatgcgaaccatcgctcttctctttcacaataaaacTCTTCACTCCGGTGCGTGTTGCTTCCATGTGTGCATTCTAATACATGCCTGCACatctcaaagagtagaaataaagaggctctttagtgtgaatcttggtcCCACACGCACGGAAGCAGAGAAAGCAACcattcaaggtgactctttgtgcGATGCACAGATCTtgctctttttcgttttcaagtttctctttgtgcggtcgttctgcacatagCGGTGATTTTGTGCTGATCCATTTTTCATcagtgtatttcgctctttgtgtgctcacattgtgtgagcaaataacaagcctgcacGTTGTCACCGGGATGATGTTTGCGATATCGCACGTTTAGGTTTCGTGGATGATtgtgaagggctcaagcatttgtatgttaa carries:
- the LOC131689149 gene encoding uncharacterized protein LOC131689149 isoform X2, producing MKADFNYKMRKEFEQSLDVCRLELNSLRHYKRPKRIDDDVEEYIDITGDYPSEPESIDRFQPKNLSYLKQPPSKIYYDSIEKESSDGGFFDRDDLDDEDEKNDLVIDCKLNGDVGEKKTDNGISHDSKGRLSTLTESDIVLNFTLVDTELVYNAPTIVQKLPYASETNIKPPVTFEIVPTSIPSNTQDIRLHPVQRRKNSLPYSTVNRAGQTRVPTVDHHSLTNVPSTEPIGSRLRPSAFSPPVKSQLQPQTQTVPLKPTIGPTHPAYYKSLKYTSLKAPQQRKSVTMPQQHSSFPSIGHYAKLPSDWRKPRQNGRVRDALENNKSSGTSSCLPPQFGFGSSMLSNLYDASQPLDFSKDSPLSQYEAMLKRSPQDQHLYGYSILRSLPIPEPPKPPSSALRPKLVSIRHHPTISKIHRPHRLRDILKTKPNIPIKPPPSQMVSESFRVHVRQEINAFFNRRQNEICSALRLFTTESIDISELFRRLDHFQIRVSRDYMGIAWTMIQRYGYRFQSEVPPVKLDYRWPERPQEIVEYFMKVRGTLRPHASEETLNIYRMVVGGLLEQFRDSIEYFLSRNLQR
- the LOC131689149 gene encoding uncharacterized protein LOC131689149 isoform X1, giving the protein MVLLWIVIRIDFNYKMRKEFEQSLDVCRLELNSLRHYKRPKRIDDDVEEYIDITGDYPSEPESIDRFQPKNLSYLKQPPSKIYYDSIEKESSDGGFFDRDDLDDEDEKNDLVIDCKLNGDVGEKKTDNGISHDSKGRLSTLTESDIVLNFTLVDTELVYNAPTIVQKLPYASETNIKPPVTFEIVPTSIPSNTQDIRLHPVQRRKNSLPYSTVNRAGQTRVPTVDHHSLTNVPSTEPIGSRLRPSAFSPPVKSQLQPQTQTVPLKPTIGPTHPAYYKSLKYTSLKAPQQRKSVTMPQQHSSFPSIGHYAKLPSDWRKPRQNGRVRDALENNKSSGTSSCLPPQFGFGSSMLSNLYDASQPLDFSKDSPLSQYEAMLKRSPQDQHLYGYSILRSLPIPEPPKPPSSALRPKLVSIRHHPTISKIHRPHRLRDILKTKPNIPIKPPPSQMVSESFRVHVRQEINAFFNRRQNEICSALRLFTTESIDISELFRRLDHFQIRVSRDYMGIAWTMIQRYGYRFQSEVPPVKLDYRWPERPQEIVEYFMKVRGTLRPHASEETLNIYRMVVGGLLEQFRDSIEYFLSRNLQR